A single genomic interval of Nitrosopumilaceae archaeon harbors:
- a CDS encoding DoxX family protein → MKFGSGFGGFLASIGLPAEMGILVGLLELIGGSLVVGVLTRISSSLIAIDMLGAIVYVKKVRAFSGMGGVELELLSFIILLTIIVLGPGRVSISHIVKKIPRFLQ, encoded by the coding sequence ATGAAATTTGGTAGCGGATTTGGAGGATTTCTTGCAAGTATAGGTCTTCCTGCCGAAATGGGCATACTTGTAGGATTGTTGGAATTGATAGGAGGTTCTCTTGTTGTAGGAGTGCTAACAAGAATATCCAGCAGTCTTATTGCAATTGATATGCTTGGAGCAATCGTTTACGTAAAAAAAGTGCGAGCGTTTTCCGGTATGGGTGGAGTGGAGCTTGAATTATTGTCATTTATAATTTTATTAACAATAATAGTCTTAGGACCTGGTAGAGTTTCAATTTCTCACATTGTAAAAAAGATTCCAAGATTTTTACAATAA
- a CDS encoding tetratricopeptide repeat protein yields the protein MNIYQCYETLGLKAGSSMKEIKQAYRKLALLYHPDKDSSDGNEIRFKQISDAYQTLRLHHKTELKITKFTDLYPEDAVASYEQAEASIAKQNYEEAIVFYDKALERLPLYENAWLKKGDTLSRLKRHGEALDCYDKVLQINPESTDALNLKGICLSDLKKYDKSLECFDEATLLNPMHYAAWNFMGVCFFNLKKLEKALECFDKAIKIKPDFAVAWYNKSGVLLIMGKKKEAEKCYEKAKSL from the coding sequence TTGAATATTTACCAGTGCTATGAAACCCTCGGGCTAAAAGCGGGATCTTCAATGAAAGAAATCAAGCAAGCATACAGAAAACTTGCTCTTCTATACCATCCTGATAAGGACTCCTCAGATGGTAACGAAATAAGGTTTAAGCAAATTTCAGATGCTTATCAAACTTTGAGGCTACATCACAAAACAGAATTAAAAATCACAAAGTTTACAGATCTATATCCTGAAGACGCTGTGGCTTCATATGAACAAGCTGAAGCATCTATTGCAAAACAAAACTATGAGGAAGCAATTGTATTTTATGATAAAGCATTAGAACGGTTACCACTATATGAAAATGCCTGGCTCAAAAAAGGTGATACATTATCTCGCCTGAAAAGACATGGAGAGGCACTTGATTGTTATGACAAGGTTCTACAAATAAATCCAGAATCAACAGATGCCTTGAACCTAAAAGGAATATGTCTTTCTGATTTGAAAAAGTATGATAAATCTCTAGAATGTTTTGATGAGGCAACTTTGTTAAACCCAATGCATTATGCGGCATGGAACTTTATGGGCGTTTGTTTTTTCAATTTGAAGAAACTAGAGAAAGCTTTGGAATGTTTTGACAAAGCAATAAAGATCAAGCCAGATTTTGCAGTTGCTTGGTATAACAAGAGTGGAGTCTTGTTGATAATGGGTAAAAAGAAAGAAGCAGAAAAATGCTACGAGAAAGCAAAGAGTTTATGA
- a CDS encoding SHOCT domain-containing protein, with the protein MKIGIMIWGAFLIVGAIVDQGIMPNLVSSVSNLPESIQGKVVSGLPENIQTGSSLATASAEMNSGLDQMRSQLTSLEQYAQMSSIAMGFVGVGLVTYGGLAKNATKFKTNDTPIEILKKRLAKGEITKTEFNNLKQYIQ; encoded by the coding sequence TTGAAAATAGGCATAATGATTTGGGGGGCGTTTTTAATTGTGGGAGCTATAGTAGATCAAGGTATTATGCCAAACTTGGTGTCATCTGTAAGTAATCTTCCAGAGTCTATTCAGGGAAAGGTAGTGTCTGGATTGCCTGAAAATATTCAGACAGGTTCATCCCTTGCTACGGCTTCAGCAGAGATGAATTCAGGACTTGATCAGATGCGTTCGCAGTTAACATCTTTGGAACAATATGCTCAGATGAGCTCTATAGCTATGGGATTTGTTGGAGTAGGACTTGTAACATATGGTGGATTAGCAAAGAACGCTACAAAATTTAAAACCAACGACACTCCGATAGAAATACTCAAAAAAAGACTGGCCAAAGGAGAAATAACAAAAACGGAATTTAACAATCTAAAGCAATATATTCAATAA
- a CDS encoding winged helix-turn-helix domain-containing protein: protein MNDIVDNNSKEGQKIDDLAIKAEEYLEIISTEDERIKIIGEELANDTGRAIFGKISQGIVSPNDLAKALNISLPLINWHINRLLSVGLVRVEKIELSSKNKQMKYYGPVKTALVIIPPENSSGNSMSQPKKETVLLKLRQYLASFAAFVAGASGIYFAEKSQSPEMIQSTPQMTTKEIAPSEGSLHTSAPMAPSVAAAPTPEPSVLSGELMIILIAVLGGAAIFCAMFFGIRLYNKKRKIKKLN, encoded by the coding sequence ATGAATGATATTGTTGATAATAATTCCAAGGAAGGTCAAAAAATAGACGATCTTGCAATCAAAGCCGAAGAATATCTTGAAATCATTAGTACTGAAGATGAACGAATTAAAATCATTGGCGAAGAACTGGCAAATGATACGGGCAGAGCTATATTTGGAAAGATTTCACAAGGAATTGTGAGTCCAAATGATTTGGCAAAGGCGTTGAACATCTCACTCCCATTAATTAATTGGCACATAAACAGACTGTTAAGCGTTGGATTGGTAAGGGTAGAAAAAATAGAATTAAGCTCAAAAAATAAACAAATGAAATACTATGGCCCAGTAAAGACTGCCCTTGTAATAATTCCTCCAGAAAATTCATCAGGTAATAGTATGTCGCAACCAAAAAAAGAAACTGTACTGTTAAAGCTTAGGCAGTATCTTGCAAGCTTTGCAGCTTTTGTTGCTGGCGCATCAGGAATTTATTTTGCAGAAAAAAGTCAATCTCCAGAAATGATACAATCTACTCCTCAGATGACCACAAAAGAAATAGCTCCAAGTGAAGGATCATTACATACATCTGCACCTATGGCTCCATCTGTTGCAGCAGCTCCTACCCCCGAACCATCTGTTCTGTCTGGTGAGCTGATGATTATTTTAATTGCAGTACTTGGAGGCGCTGCTATATTTTGTGCAATGTTTTTTGGAATTAGATTATACAATAAAAAAAGGAAAATCAAAAAATTAAATTAA
- the lysS gene encoding lysine--tRNA ligase: MEEQKIIGRGTWIDKLADELLQREKMLGRSTDLINVESGLGASGIPHIGSLGDAVRAYGVKLALENFGYKSELIAYSDDLDGLRKIPEGFPEWLKDYVAKPVSFIPDPFDCHDSYGAHMSSLLLDGLDNLGIKYKFQRGVDTYKNGLLKDQIHTILVNSKKIGVKIAELVGQEKYQESLPYFPICSNCGRLYTAVAYDYLEDEKKIKYRCGDTTIGSKVLAGCGHEGVADITKELGKLAWKVEFAARWQAFDIRFEAYGKDIMDSVKVNDWVSDEILQFPHPHHVKYEMFLDKGGKKISKSLGNVVTSQTWLKYGTPKSILLLLYKRITGTREVGFEDIPSLMDEYNELENIYFGKIKLDNEAKMIRAKGLYEYVNLLNVPKNPTPYVNYRLLTQLCKIFRENRNQLVIKKLIEYGTIKESNPEIENLINLAGTYADDFDKPTKVEVQMDEITKKSLKELTAILSSHIEPEDLQNTIYQIAKNNGVQPRDFFKTLYQIILASERGPKIGPLIMDIGRKKVAQTLLEYL; this comes from the coding sequence ATGGAAGAACAAAAAATTATCGGTAGAGGAACTTGGATAGACAAGCTTGCAGATGAGCTATTACAAAGAGAGAAAATGCTTGGACGTAGTACTGACTTGATAAATGTTGAGAGTGGACTTGGAGCATCTGGGATTCCTCATATAGGAAGTCTGGGTGACGCAGTACGAGCGTATGGTGTAAAGCTTGCATTAGAAAATTTCGGATACAAGTCAGAGCTTATTGCATATTCAGACGATCTTGACGGATTAAGAAAAATTCCAGAAGGATTTCCGGAATGGTTAAAGGATTATGTTGCAAAGCCAGTCTCTTTTATTCCGGATCCATTCGATTGTCATGACTCTTACGGTGCACATATGAGCAGCCTTTTGCTTGATGGTTTGGATAATCTTGGAATAAAATACAAATTTCAGAGAGGTGTTGACACTTACAAAAATGGTTTACTAAAAGACCAGATTCACACAATATTGGTAAACAGCAAAAAAATTGGAGTAAAAATCGCAGAGCTTGTAGGACAAGAAAAATATCAGGAATCGCTTCCATATTTTCCAATTTGTTCAAACTGTGGACGACTATACACAGCAGTAGCATATGATTATTTGGAAGATGAAAAAAAGATAAAATACAGATGTGGTGACACCACAATAGGCTCTAAAGTTTTAGCAGGTTGCGGTCATGAAGGAGTAGCTGACATTACAAAAGAGTTGGGCAAACTTGCATGGAAAGTTGAGTTTGCTGCAAGATGGCAAGCATTTGATATTAGATTTGAAGCATATGGAAAGGACATCATGGATTCTGTTAAGGTAAATGACTGGGTTTCAGATGAAATACTGCAATTCCCTCATCCTCACCATGTAAAGTATGAAATGTTTTTAGATAAGGGTGGCAAGAAAATTTCCAAATCTCTTGGTAATGTGGTAACATCCCAAACATGGCTAAAATATGGCACACCAAAATCCATTTTGCTTTTATTATACAAGAGAATTACAGGCACTCGCGAAGTAGGATTTGAAGACATTCCATCGCTAATGGATGAATACAATGAACTTGAAAACATTTACTTTGGAAAGATAAAACTAGATAATGAGGCAAAAATGATTAGAGCAAAAGGTCTCTACGAATATGTAAATCTCTTGAACGTTCCAAAAAATCCCACACCTTATGTTAATTATAGATTATTGACCCAACTTTGTAAGATATTTAGAGAAAATAGAAATCAGCTTGTGATTAAAAAATTAATAGAATATGGGACAATTAAAGAATCAAATCCAGAAATTGAAAATCTTATTAATTTAGCTGGAACATATGCTGATGATTTTGATAAACCAACAAAAGTCGAAGTACAAATGGATGAAATCACAAAAAAATCCTTAAAAGAGCTGACAGCAATACTTTCATCTCATATCGAGCCAGAAGATTTACAAAATACTATCTACCAAATTGCCAAAAACAACGGTGTTCAACCAAGGGACTTTTTCAAAACACTTTACCAGATAATCTTGGCATCAGAACGGGGTCCAAAGATAGGACCGCTTATCATGGACATAGGTAGAAAGAAAGTTGCACAGACTCTTTTGGAGTACCTCTAA
- the dps gene encoding DNA protection during starvation protein, translating into MAKNNPDVIGIKVLEQNGADVKEIIKQLVYNASVEFTAYYYFTNLRMHCTGMEGEGIKGVIEDARLEDLSHFESSLSRIYELGGSLPNDAQAFIKMSGCEFLQLPPNKTDIKSILEKCLKAEQGAIVNWNKMCKMTFNKDFATYDVAKDILREEMEHEAWFLELLYGRPSGHMRRKFPGERPHTQKHSRSLG; encoded by the coding sequence ATGGCAAAAAATAATCCAGATGTAATTGGCATCAAAGTGCTTGAACAAAATGGAGCTGATGTCAAGGAAATAATAAAACAACTAGTCTACAATGCATCAGTTGAATTTACCGCGTACTATTATTTTACAAATCTGAGAATGCACTGTACTGGCATGGAAGGAGAGGGAATCAAAGGAGTAATTGAAGATGCCAGACTAGAGGATCTGTCCCATTTTGAATCAAGTTTATCAAGAATTTACGAGTTAGGGGGTAGTTTGCCAAATGATGCACAGGCATTTATCAAAATGTCGGGTTGTGAATTTTTACAGTTACCTCCAAACAAAACAGACATTAAATCAATTTTAGAAAAATGCCTAAAAGCAGAGCAGGGCGCCATAGTTAATTGGAACAAGATGTGTAAAATGACATTTAACAAAGATTTTGCTACCTATGATGTAGCAAAGGATATACTAAGAGAAGAGATGGAACATGAAGCTTGGTTCTTGGAACTGCTTTATGGAAGACCTTCTGGTCACATGAGAAGAAAATTCCCTGGAGAAAGACCCCATACCCAAAAACACTCAAGATCTCTTGGATAA
- a CDS encoding MarR family transcriptional regulator, which yields MISRLINMIKYDFESSVGFIVNNTAKAFQKALDDELRKNVGVTISQWRVISTLTRQPGITQKEIADKVGIEGSTLVPIIDKMEKDGFVKRKLDNEDRRINRVYLTTKADDLWNSMIECALRIRKLSTKEISEEQIKTTLDVLRKISKNLTIYFDSTDSNLVTFSKKIKV from the coding sequence ATGATTAGTAGACTAATTAATATGATAAAATATGACTTTGAATCAAGCGTTGGATTTATCGTAAATAATACTGCCAAAGCATTCCAGAAGGCATTAGATGATGAACTTCGAAAAAATGTAGGTGTTACTATTAGTCAGTGGCGTGTAATTAGTACACTTACAAGGCAACCAGGTATTACACAAAAAGAGATTGCTGATAAAGTTGGGATAGAAGGTTCTACACTTGTACCAATAATTGATAAAATGGAAAAAGATGGATTTGTAAAAAGAAAATTAGATAATGAAGATAGGAGAATTAACAGAGTTTACCTGACAACCAAGGCCGATGATCTCTGGAACTCTATGATCGAATGTGCTTTAAGAATAAGAAAACTTTCTACAAAAGAAATTTCAGAAGAACAGATTAAAACAACACTAGATGTTTTAAGAAAAATTTCAAAAAATCTAACAATTTATTTTGATAGTACTGATTCTAATTTAGTTACTTTCTCAAAGAAAATCAAGGTTTGA
- a CDS encoding TFIIB-type zinc ribbon-containing protein, with the protein MVLQTLNVGSKCARCGKKSLVTDNVTGERFCGGCGFVISERVDETGPEWRSFSKDESDDRSRTGSPTSLAMHDMGLATIIGHANKDVTGKPLSASMKSTIERLRTWDSRSQVHEPADRNFRQAFSELDRLKDKLALSNAVIEKTAYIYRKALDKGLVRGRSIPGVLAAALYVACRESGTPRTLNDMSHQINVKRKDISRCYRLLLRELDLNMPVVNPIICTSRIASEAGLSEKVKRRALTILKDAHEMEITAGKDPMGLAAAALYLSCVLNGENTTQKVIAMAAGVTEVTIRNRYKGLRESLKI; encoded by the coding sequence ATGGTTTTACAGACTCTAAACGTTGGTAGTAAATGCGCACGTTGTGGAAAGAAATCTTTGGTAACTGATAACGTTACAGGCGAAAGGTTTTGCGGAGGTTGCGGTTTTGTTATTTCTGAACGCGTTGATGAAACAGGTCCTGAATGGCGTTCATTTTCAAAAGATGAGTCAGATGACAGAAGTAGAACAGGCTCACCTACCTCACTTGCAATGCATGACATGGGACTTGCAACAATAATCGGTCATGCAAACAAGGATGTAACTGGAAAACCGTTGTCTGCATCAATGAAAAGTACAATAGAGAGACTTAGAACTTGGGACAGCAGAAGCCAAGTACATGAACCTGCAGACAGAAACTTTAGACAGGCATTTAGTGAGCTTGATAGACTAAAAGATAAACTTGCACTTTCTAATGCGGTAATAGAAAAGACAGCATACATCTATAGAAAGGCACTTGACAAAGGTCTTGTCAGGGGAAGATCTATTCCAGGTGTTCTTGCAGCAGCACTATACGTAGCATGCAGGGAAAGCGGAACACCAAGAACATTAAACGACATGTCACATCAAATCAATGTAAAAAGAAAGGACATATCACGATGTTACAGACTCCTTTTGCGTGAACTTGATCTAAATATGCCAGTAGTAAATCCAATAATATGCACCTCCAGAATAGCAAGTGAAGCTGGTCTAAGTGAAAAAGTAAAGCGACGAGCTCTTACAATTTTAAAAGATGCACATGAGATGGAGATCACAGCTGGAAAAGATCCTATGGGACTAGCAGCGGCGGCATTATATCTTTCATGTGTTCTCAACGGAGAAAACACTACACAGAAAGTTATAGCAATGGCAGCTGGAGTGACAGAAGTTACAATACGAAATAGATACAAAGGACTAAGAGAATCATTAAAAATCTAG
- a CDS encoding Lrp/AsnC ligand binding domain-containing protein, whose protein sequence is MNEAYVLLNVDYKHQKNIMEQAKKIPTVKAVKTTYGIYDVLIILESNNMQEIKNAIDVGLHNIDGINNITSLITVN, encoded by the coding sequence TTGAATGAAGCATATGTTTTGTTAAATGTGGATTACAAGCATCAAAAAAATATAATGGAGCAAGCAAAAAAAATACCAACTGTAAAGGCAGTCAAAACTACCTATGGCATTTATGATGTCCTGATAATATTAGAATCAAACAATATGCAAGAAATAAAAAATGCAATAGATGTAGGCTTGCATAATATTGATGGCATAAACAACATTACTTCACTTATAACCGTAAACTAA
- a CDS encoding NAD(P)/FAD-dependent oxidoreductase has translation MVQEYEIIIVGGGPAGLSAGIFISRQKASCLLISKDLGGQLNLIPKLENYPGTIMSSGPLLAKTLENQYLTFNGEMIYDTVERIDETESGLKVKTNRSEYIAKAIVLAPGKVPNNLGVENESAFANKGVHYCTKCDAPFYQNRVTAVVGVGGYLVESGILLSRMASKIYLIYKGGGMGGDKDMIASLEKKENVELVPQSSIKSLSGNNNLQSITILDNSGNEKTINVDGLFIEMGSKINLDFVRHLVKINPKGEIEVSDGGKTSHPAIFAAGDATSVPYKQIIAACGDGAAAGLSSFNYIEKLKGKPGIRADWKKTIGDAVFHY, from the coding sequence TTGGTTCAAGAGTATGAGATTATCATAGTTGGAGGTGGACCTGCTGGCTTATCTGCAGGAATATTTATTTCAAGACAGAAAGCGTCATGTCTTCTAATATCAAAAGATCTTGGCGGTCAATTAAATCTAATTCCAAAACTTGAAAATTATCCAGGCACAATTATGTCAAGCGGTCCATTATTAGCAAAGACGTTAGAAAATCAATATCTCACATTTAATGGCGAGATGATTTATGACACAGTTGAAAGAATAGATGAAACCGAATCAGGTTTAAAGGTAAAAACTAATCGTTCTGAATATATTGCAAAGGCAATAGTATTGGCACCGGGAAAAGTTCCAAATAATTTAGGAGTTGAAAACGAGTCTGCTTTTGCAAACAAAGGTGTGCATTATTGTACAAAATGTGATGCGCCGTTTTATCAGAATCGAGTAACAGCAGTTGTTGGAGTTGGAGGATATCTTGTGGAATCTGGCATTTTACTTTCCAGGATGGCCTCAAAAATTTATCTAATTTACAAAGGTGGAGGAATGGGAGGAGATAAAGACATGATTGCTTCTCTTGAAAAGAAAGAAAACGTAGAACTTGTTCCACAGTCCAGCATTAAATCTTTATCTGGAAACAACAATCTTCAATCAATTACGATATTAGATAATTCTGGAAATGAAAAAACAATTAACGTTGATGGTCTATTTATTGAAATGGGATCAAAAATTAATCTTGATTTCGTAAGACATCTAGTCAAAATTAATCCAAAAGGTGAAATTGAGGTTTCTGATGGAGGTAAAACTTCACATCCTGCAATATTTGCTGCTGGAGATGCCACTAGCGTACCATACAAACAAATCATAGCTGCATGCGGTGATGGTGCTGCAGCTGGATTATCCTCTTTTAATTATATAGAAAAATTAAAAGGTAAACCAGGCATTCGTGCGGATTGGAAAAAAACTATCGGAGATGCAGTATTTCATTACTAA
- a CDS encoding proteasome subunit beta gives MTTIVGIKTKEGVVLGSDKRASKGFFIGSKITQKIAKIDDTLAIAIAGQLSDAEYLIKVAKAERNLMELRRGFPLDVKESTRLIANLAYSGLRNYQPYYVELLVAGVDQDGGHVFVADMSGAITNEDFAASGSGSPIAYGVLESVYNKDITNEKAKEIVSKAVAAAMERDPGSGNGIDVLAIPNLLVKEVTS, from the coding sequence ATGACAACAATAGTTGGAATAAAAACAAAAGAAGGTGTTGTTCTTGGTTCTGATAAAAGAGCAAGTAAGGGCTTTTTCATTGGATCAAAGATAACACAAAAAATTGCAAAAATTGATGACACCTTGGCAATAGCGATAGCAGGACAGCTATCAGATGCAGAATATCTGATCAAGGTTGCAAAAGCAGAAAGAAATCTAATGGAATTACGAAGAGGATTTCCATTGGATGTGAAAGAATCAACTAGATTGATTGCAAATCTGGCATATTCAGGGCTCAGAAACTACCAACCATATTATGTAGAGCTGTTGGTTGCAGGAGTTGATCAAGATGGCGGACATGTCTTTGTCGCTGACATGAGCGGTGCAATAACTAACGAGGATTTTGCAGCATCAGGTTCTGGTTCACCAATAGCATACGGGGTTCTTGAAAGCGTATACAACAAGGACATTACTAATGAAAAAGCAAAAGAAATAGTAAGTAAGGCTGTGGCCGCTGCAATGGAACGTGATCCTGGCTCTGGTAATGGAATTGATGTATTAGCAATTCCAAACTTGTTAGTAAAGGAGGTAACTAGCTAA
- a CDS encoding SIMPL domain-containing protein (The SIMPL domain is named for its presence in mouse protein SIMPL (signalling molecule that associates with mouse pelle-like kinase). Bacterial member BP26, from Brucella, was shown to assemble into a channel-like structure, while YggE from E. coli has been associated with resistance to oxidative stress.): MTTNRTKIMLATLAVIAIVSTIIVASMQTSQNQVYAQQVPITPTNERTISVTGTATTSISPDIVTLQFGVDTEAKTAQDAISANSQAMDSVVTAVTSLGITKDEMSTASFSIYPVYNYSVPDPMTGVQKTILTGYKASNTLFVKTTKLSLTGKIIDSAVGAGANRVDDVSFSLSPAKQQSTQNDLLSNAVVDAKSKAEKALAPLGEKITGVKSISLSDFNNPPPRPIYYAGAMAAPSVAKDTQIFSSNQDVTTTADVIFLIGDQ; this comes from the coding sequence ATGACAACAAACAGAACAAAAATCATGCTTGCAACACTCGCTGTTATTGCAATTGTTTCAACAATAATTGTTGCTAGTATGCAGACATCACAAAATCAAGTATATGCACAACAGGTACCAATTACTCCCACAAATGAAAGGACAATCTCTGTCACTGGAACTGCAACAACTTCAATATCTCCAGACATTGTAACATTACAGTTTGGTGTTGATACTGAAGCAAAGACTGCACAAGATGCAATATCTGCAAATTCTCAAGCAATGGACTCGGTGGTTACTGCAGTTACAAGCCTTGGAATAACAAAAGATGAGATGAGTACTGCAAGTTTTAGCATCTACCCCGTGTACAACTATTCTGTACCAGACCCAATGACTGGAGTTCAGAAAACAATACTTACTGGATACAAAGCCTCAAACACTTTGTTTGTCAAAACAACCAAGCTATCTTTGACTGGAAAAATTATAGATTCAGCAGTTGGAGCAGGTGCAAATAGAGTGGACGATGTATCGTTTTCCTTATCGCCAGCAAAACAACAAAGTACACAAAATGATCTGTTAAGTAATGCAGTTGTAGATGCCAAATCAAAGGCAGAAAAAGCACTTGCACCATTAGGTGAGAAAATAACCGGAGTAAAATCAATAAGCCTTTCAGACTTTAACAACCCACCGCCACGACCAATTTACTACGCTGGAGCTATGGCTGCACCATCTGTTGCAAAAGATACACAAATTTTCTCATCAAACCAGGATGTCACTACTACTGCAGATGTGATATTTTTGATTGGAGATCAGTAG
- a CDS encoding MFS transporter, which translates to MVTPKDTNDIQSPSDKIPRSAWKTLAILSLIATMAMYAETMLVPAIPDLIKDFSISYSTSSWILTTYLIAGAIMTPISGKLSDIYGKKKILLIIMIIYTAGVSAGGFTTNIYSMLLVRLVQGIGMSMFPIAFGIIREQFPRSKIAIGQGIITSMFAAGAVIGLVAGGHLIQNYGWQSTFFSIIPIVLALLVIIKKFIHVDESQNPNITSERKTNEKFRNKIDIPGAITLAISITSFLLTLTFVENGTSSSYFITGLLGIAIISLILFVMIERKARSPLVDFKVLLHKSIFPANIMVMIVGLSMFMVFQTIPVLVRSPMPLGFGEDPLTTANVQLPFALVLLIFGPTSGFIISKLGSIKPIIAGSIIGATGFLSLFLFHSTESLVAANLAILSAGLSLTNVGAMNIVMLATPKQSIGVSLGMSTLIRIIGASIGPAIAGMYMQTHQVMLRGFTTRFPSADSYNLIFLTATIISVVSIILAVILWKTVPRHHVHAI; encoded by the coding sequence ATGGTAACACCAAAAGATACAAATGACATACAATCCCCCTCAGATAAAATTCCACGATCTGCTTGGAAAACACTTGCAATACTTAGTTTGATTGCAACAATGGCAATGTATGCTGAAACAATGCTTGTTCCAGCAATTCCTGATCTCATCAAGGATTTTTCAATTTCGTATAGCACATCATCATGGATTCTTACTACATATCTTATTGCAGGTGCTATAATGACTCCTATCTCAGGGAAACTTTCAGACATTTATGGAAAAAAAAAGATCTTGTTAATAATTATGATAATTTATACCGCAGGCGTTTCTGCTGGCGGATTTACAACTAACATCTATTCCATGCTACTAGTTAGACTTGTTCAAGGAATTGGAATGTCAATGTTTCCAATAGCATTTGGAATAATAAGAGAGCAATTCCCAAGAAGCAAGATTGCCATAGGTCAAGGAATTATCACCTCAATGTTTGCTGCAGGTGCTGTAATTGGACTTGTTGCAGGTGGGCACCTTATACAAAATTACGGATGGCAGTCTACCTTTTTCTCAATTATTCCTATAGTGTTGGCACTTTTAGTAATAATTAAGAAGTTTATTCATGTGGATGAATCTCAAAACCCTAATATTACTTCGGAAAGAAAGACAAATGAAAAATTCAGAAACAAGATTGACATTCCAGGAGCAATCACACTTGCCATTTCTATTACATCATTTTTACTCACACTTACATTTGTAGAAAATGGTACTTCTAGTTCATATTTTATAACAGGTCTCCTTGGAATTGCAATTATTTCTTTGATCCTATTTGTAATGATAGAAAGAAAAGCAAGATCTCCACTAGTAGATTTCAAAGTTTTGTTACACAAAAGTATCTTTCCTGCTAATATTATGGTGATGATTGTAGGACTTTCGATGTTCATGGTCTTTCAAACAATTCCTGTACTGGTACGAAGTCCTATGCCCTTGGGGTTTGGTGAAGATCCACTAACTACTGCGAATGTTCAGTTGCCTTTTGCATTGGTATTATTGATATTTGGTCCAACATCAGGTTTTATTATTTCTAAATTAGGTTCTATAAAACCAATCATAGCAGGAAGTATTATTGGTGCCACAGGTTTTCTTTCTCTTTTTTTGTTCCACTCTACAGAATCTTTAGTTGCTGCAAATTTGGCTATCTTATCAGCAGGTCTTTCCTTAACAAATGTAGGAGCTATGAATATTGTAATGCTGGCGACACCAAAGCAATCTATTGGAGTATCACTTGGAATGTCTACATTGATTAGAATAATTGGTGCATCAATAGGGCCTGCTATTGCAGGTATGTATATGCAAACGCATCAAGTGATGTTGAGGGGTTTTACTACTCGTTTTCCATCAGCAGATTCCTATAATCTAATCTTCCTTACTGCTACGATAATCTCAGTGGTCTCAATAATACTTGCAGTGATTTTATGGAAAACAGTTCCAAGACATCATGTTCATGCTATTTAG